In Salvia miltiorrhiza cultivar Shanhuang (shh) chromosome 4, IMPLAD_Smil_shh, whole genome shotgun sequence, the DNA window CAGCGGCGTGCGTCTGCTGTACCTTGTTCCGGCAGtcttgtgagagagagagcggaggcgacggcgaggcggcgcgccggaggcggcgccgccctcagccgaacagagagggagagacgagagagggagccatagagagagaaaggaggatAGGCGCAGCTGATGTGTGTGTGATTGAAGGTGTtttgatgtgtgtgtgtgtttaggtTAAGAATTGAGATGGGCCTTGGGCTTCAAAATCTGTTGGGCCATTTTTATTTGGGTGTTTTATTAACTATGGGCCTGAGATAttaaaatctgatgggctttTATCTATatgggctcggcccttttaaataaaatcttatggatcttttaatttaattgtttgggccttattcaaagaaaaatatgatggacttagtttatctaattaatttgggcttatatccatttaaatcatttgagctcttatttatttaatttaaattgagcttgattaatttaattacatatgaacctttaaattaattatttaaatggagttcatttatttcaagtatttttataagtggacttttaaaataaaatattttgagttaaactcttatttaatgaattcttttcaaatggcttattaatatggattatttgaaaaggattaaattgttttaagtatgagaaagcatgatctatgatgatataatttgtctatgtgatatcctatgatttatttttaaatgacggaatatttaacttgatggcgtgagtagaacgagttatgattgatgcgcatgatgatgttcaaataaacggtttcgaacctaaatgttagttatgtgatagatgttttgagtttaaggttttgaacgagacaagattaatatagatgctagaaccctaaaatcattaaaggagatagtttagtttagagacctatcttcctttcttacacaactttcttctcgaacttatcgactcttcgtcaataaaggtccagacgggaagtgaaagctaaagaaggaggtaactctacgcccctaatgggaacggaatgaggtgggctttcttaaaacacgtatatagagatcccctgcatacaggcctcttatacgaaataaaatgaatgacatgatataactgtgatattttaaatggtaaatggttcttatgaaatgaaatgtttatggaaatgattaaatgatgaatggttcttatgaaaggaaaggaaatgtttatgaaatgattgtctgccaaaaatgtttatgttttatgtatgtatcctatctgtgttggttcgccaactataaaggaaatcgaattcggaccctacgctagacgaaggtttgctagtaagggttaacgtgtacacccatggagactgtgtgtcgcttgcgaccggtcttagcgtccgtggaaggaggcctccttcccggcgtgtaaaaggaacagatatggatcatatagactgaaaatgggatgcgcatccaactttatgaaatgaaagaaaatgtttagtaagcacaggtccttcaagtaaaaccctgtgtgttactgttggcagtacaataaatgatataaaatgttatgtttccggcatatgttcactgagtatttttactcagccctgcatgttgttttccctaatgtgcaggttgagcgggtgatggaatggagtggagttgagcggatgtacccttttgacataaaataataatgtaaccttgagtatacatcttcatatgtataattcacacgtatttccgctgaaagatactctgattatgataatgttttattttaagtatgatactcttttgttgagtaatccacttcgacgggccttcccgaacgAATGTCTTGATTTTgtccaagtgatcagttatgatcctagtgttatataataaatgtctcttttcgtaaaatgtttgattgttaagtaaatgcccctttctttccccgcttcttaatccccttcccgagtcataaccccggttaaaccatccttagggattgcgggctgtgacagaaaAACCAGATGGAGTCGCCtggtatgtatatataattaatatgttCATATCAATCTAATTTGTATAATTGTTATTATCTTGGAATGCAATTCGATGGCTGATTTTGTTTCGATTATTTACGACTGGATGTTATTAAATCATACACACGGTTAGTAGATTCAGCGCATGAGTTAGTTTTACTTGAAGAACATGCTTTATCATTTCACAGAGCACTGGAACTATCGGATTATTTAGTTCATACGCTATGACGTGCTAGTTCAGCTGTTATATCGCCTGATAACATGAAGTCACACAACAAGTTACTTATGGCAGAGGCTTTCCGCTGTATTGGCATTGCATAAGGGAATGAAGAGCTAGCTGAATCACTTTTAGCAGAACTGAAACGTTGGGCAGACATTCATTCTAACAGCGCACAATGCTTGTCCACGGCAAACGGCAAGGAAAAAATGTTTGAGATGTTTTATGGTTCGAAGCTCCCTACAATTGTCACTGTTCATCCACCCGATGCCGTCAAGACTAAGGGAAGCAGCAAGAGATTGAAGTAAACTTATGAGATAGAAGCTGAAAAGGCGAGAAAACCAAGGAGAAGATGCAGGAAATGTCGTCGTTTAGTGAAACATGATTCGTGCAACTGTGGGAAGGTTGACGACGAAGATAGCGACAAAGAGTGAATTGAACCATTCTCTTTGATTTTTTAATCATATTTCTATCTTTACAGTTTTTGACTTATTGCTTCTTCCActtgtttttaaaactaattGTCCATTGGACCTCATGTTATTCAatgtttttcaattttaattaaatgttatgCATCTACATTCTGCAAAGGTCAACAAAAAATATTGATGATTCGTACAGTTACGAAGAAAATTCATTCTGACATTATGATAATTCATTCATTTATCCTGTTAATTCATTCCGTTATTCCATTATGCTAACTATGATTACAAAAAAACTTATTACTTAGATGCATACAAAATACTGATGATTCGTACAGTTACTACGAAAATTCATTCTGACATTATGCTAATTCATTCATTTATCATGTTAATTGACTCATTTGAGAAACATTCAAACATCAAATTGACTTGGTGCCAGCATATCATCCCTGACCTCATTGATCTTTATTCTTCTTGGATTTCTTCCTGGAAACCGAGCTTTCCAATCATCAAACAAAGGTGTCCTATCATTATTATCGACTAGAACAATATTCATATAGCCTCTTGGAAACCCCAACACTCGATACACATCTTCCTCAATAACACGAATTGTCTTACCAGATGGAAGAAGAAGATTTGACGTATGAGCATTGTAGCTGTGCATCAACCAATAAGTTAACTTCCCAGGTAGGTCCCTAATAGGAAGATCCAGTAAATGGTCAAAGCCCAAAGTCGCCACTGCTTACTTTTGTTGCTCGTTCATCTGTTCCACGGCTTTCACAAACACACAAGAAGTGGTCCTCGTGAACATTGTCGGATAATCCTCATACGGTCTCACAACCCATTCTTTGTAGTTCACCATCCCCTCCTTGCGTTTCTCATGCCTAGTCTTTTTGACGACTTCCACTGGAGACCCACTCTCCTCTGACGAATCTTCCAACGTCTCCTGCTCAACATTGTCCACAACATCCATTTTCTTCCTCTTATTCAAGACCCCTAATTCATAAGGAACTCAAATTAAAACTTCCAGCAATGCTATTATACTATGaactttgcaaaaaaaaaaaaaaaataggtgaTCACATACCTTCTAACATACTCTCCATCATAGCACGTTTCATATCCTTCATGAATTCATCATTCATATGCTTTGTCCGTGCTGCATCAAGACGGACATTTATATTTCGTCCCACACTTTTAAAAAACTAATACAATATAATTTGATTCAAACCTTCTTTCCTTCTAATTTCCTCAGCATCAACGTTTCTTTCCCCTTCTTCTGTGCAATGTAAGCTGCGCTTCACATGACATTACATAACGTTACATAATTATAAACTCACTTAACTCATTGATTCATTTAAACAGTCCATACTAAAAATTTGTATGGTTCATATAATGTCATCGCTGATTCACacatttaatttgtttatttactAATTCCATTATTCATACATCAATTCTTACTGGATCATACAACAACTTGTTTGAATCCATCATAAAAAATTGTACTTACTAATGCAAGTATTATAACTGATTCATTTCATACCTGATTATGATGCATAATATAAGTCAATGGTTCATTACATATTTATTGTGGTTCATCCCGAACACAATCACTACTGATTCGACCAAGACGCCGTTTTTTCAGCAAAGACAACAAAATTCAATCGAACCCCATGGACGAATCGAACATTCAACCCATTTTGCCGTTTTTTCAACCAAAGCAgcaaacaaaattaaattaaaataaatagaaaaaaacaCTACATCGTCATCTACATACCGGTTCTCTTTGATTTCGTAATCGGCATTATAGCTAATTGCccagtataatttttttttctcgttgGTATGAATCGTCCGCTGGCAGAGGCGGAAGTGATGAAGTGAGAATAAACCCTAAGAATTATAATTCATACAATACATAATAGTAATAGTTTagaatttctacaaaaaattaGATTAGATATGTTAATAATTACCAAAGATACAGTTCAACTAATCTAATCCCTTCACTTCGCAGGCAATTAAATTTCCAAATAAATGGGGCACTATTTTCGGGGGAAGGTTGGTGAAGATAAacagccaattttttttttttacaaaaatagcCTTCTGCGATTTTTTAGTATGAATCACACATTGATTTAATTATAACCGATCCATAAGTAAAAGATTAATTTGGCCCGCAcgatcaaaaaaatatatggtTAAAATGTATTCCTATTTTaaacacttaagagtgttttcaccctagcccaacCCAAGAGTGAATTTTGAGCATCTGCAACACAAGAGGAAGTCAAGAGATCGCATTGCTAATAAACCTGCTAAAAGTTTCGAACAAAAGTTTCAAGTTCGAGTTCGTGACAAACAAGAGAAGTCCTAGAGACCGAAACACTCCCTAGCCTTACTTGATGATAATCCCGCTAAATATTTTAAGTTCGAGTTCTCTCTAACCTCACTAAAAATTTTAAGTTCAAGTTCATTGTCACgctatttttaaatatttatttatccatttctttttgttttttgaagTGGATTTATTTATCCAATCTTAACAAAACCTGCCGACCATCCCTTCCCGGACACTCTTTCCACACCACCTTGTACACATATTGCACGCGCGCTCACACACACTATAAAAGAACAGAAAACAGAAGCAGCTTATGAAGTTTCCTCTTGCAAATGATGGTTACTTACATGTGTCAAAGCATATAGAATTAACTTATCCCATATagtttattcaaaaaaaaaaaaaacttatccGATATAGTCTAACTAGagtttttaatattatactGGTATGTTCTTCAACCTTCCCCATATTATATTGGATAACTATATGCACATTTTGGACTGATCTTTAATTTGAACGCATGTGGAAACGAGTTCCACTATTTTAATCCACAACGTTAGGTAACTTGCAGTGGGTAGATCTCAAGAATCTCCCAATAAATCTGTATGTAAATTTCAAGAATCTCCAGTCtataatccaaaaaaaaaaaaatgttcctTCCCACAGCTTTCTTGATCCTACTCTTCTTCTCAAACTCAAATCCCACATATGTTTCAAGCCAATCTGACAAAGAGTTGCTGCTCGAGTTGAGAAACAACCTCACCTATGATCCTTCTCTTTCAAGCAAGCTGGTGCATTGGAATGAATCTATCAGCTTCTGCCGGTGGGCCGGGGTGGAATGCAACAGCAACGGAAGAGTTTCCGGCCTTGATCTCAGCCAAGAATCGATCTCCGATGGGATCAACGGCGCCCACAGCCCTCTCTTCAGGCTCACAGCTCTGCAGAGTTTGAGCTTATCCCAAAACTCCTTTGCTTCCATTGAGTTCCCATCTGGATTCGGACAGCTGGCAGAGTTAAGGTATCTCAGCCTAAGCAGTTCCGGTTTTTCGGGGCAGATTCCATCGGATTTATCAAACTTAACGAGGTTAGTTGCTCTTGATCTATCACAAGACTTCACCTCATCACTCAATCTCCCTAATCTGCGGAGATTGATCCAAAACTTCACTAGCCTCACACAGCTTCATCTCGATGGAGTCAATATCTCTGCAAATGGGAATGCATGGGGCAGCGGTATATCATCTTCTCTGCCTAATCTGGAGGTGCTCTCCCTCACCTCCTGCAGCTTATCCGGCGTGGTTCCCGCGGAACTGCTCCGGATAAACAGTCTGCAGAGGCTCCATTTAGGCGGCAACGAGGCTCTCGGAGGCTCCTTCCCTGAATTTCCTTCTGGTGGATCTCTGTTAACGGAGCTCAATGTTGCAGGTAGTAATATCTCAGGGCAAATTCCTAGTACAATCAAGAACCTTAGACGGCTGGTCGTGCTGAACCTCGCGATGAACCGGTTTTCCGGTCCGGTTCCATCTTTTGCTTTGTTGAAGAATCTTACAAGAATAGACCTTAAAGGGAATAGATTGACAGGCAGAATCCCAGACTCCCTTTGGGAAGGCCTTGACAATCTAAATTCTCTAGATTTGAGTGGGAATTTGTTAGAAGGTGAAATCCCACCATCTCTGTTTCGTCTTCCACTTCTTGAAGAGTTACTTCTTTTCAACAACAGCTTTTCTGGTTTCATCGGAGCCTCAACGAATGTCGTGTCTCCGATTCGAGCTCTTGATCTCAGCTTCAACAGATTGGAAGGCACCATCCCTTCTTTCTTGTTCGAGCTCCGAAACCTTTCgactctcgatctctcttccaaCAAGTTTAATGGCTCGGTTGAGCTAGCCGATTTCCAgaagctgacgagcctctccggACTCGTTCTCTCCTACAACAATGTGTCTGTACGCGTCGATGAAACGGCGTCGTTTGCTTCCTTGCTTCCTAATGTCTGGACCTTGAAGCTGGCTTCTTGCAAGCTGCGGAAGCTGCCCAATTTCGCGAATTACACAGTTCTAGCAATGCTTGATCTCTCAGACAACGAGCTCGAAGGTGAGATTCCTAACTGGATGTGGGAAGGCTTCCTGCGTTTCTTGAACATTTCACAAAACCGGTTTAGCCATTTTCAAGAACCTTATAATCTCCGAAAGCTGGATTACCTTAATCTCCACGCGAACAGCCTCGTTGGCAGAATCCCGTCTCCTTTGTCATCTGCCGTCGTTTTGGATTTCTCCGGCAATAACTTCTCCTCCATCTCCCCCGACGTCGGAGATTCCCTGCGGCGCGCCATGTTCTTCTCCGCCGCGGATAATCAGATCGCGGGAGAGATCCCGCAATCCTTCTGCAATGCGACCGGCCTCGACGTGCTGGACCTGTCGAACAATGGATTCCGTGGCGGAATCCCTTCGTGTCTGCTCAACAACACGATCAGAGTCTTGAATCTGAGAAGAAACGAGCTCGACGGAGGCGTGCCGGATGCGTTTCCTGTGAATTGCTCCTTGGAAACTGTTGATCTCAGCAGGAATGTTCTAGAAGGGAAGCTTCCAGAATCTTTGGCGAGATGCAGCGAGCTCGAGGTGTTGGACCTCGCAAACAACGCGTTCGATGACTCCTTCCCTTGCTGGCTCAGAACCTTCTCGAAGCTTCGTGTGCTTGTGCTGCGCAACAATATGTTGCATGGAAACATGAGCTGCTTAAGAGAGACGGAGACATATTCATGGCGGAATCTTCAAATCATCGATTTGGCGTCCAACAACATAACCGGCGTGATACCCGCGAAATTGTTTGAAAACCTGCAGGCGTTAATCGATGAGGAAAACCGGCCTGATCACCTGCATTTTAGTATGGAGACAGTTGTTGGCCTTTACTATCAAGATTCGGTGACGGTTAGCATGAAGGGGCAGACGTATGAGCTGGAGAAGATTCAGACGATCTTCACCTCGATCGATTTCTCAGACAACAATCTGCAAGGAGCGATACCTAATTCAATTGGAGAATTGAAATCTCTGTATCTCCTCAACTTGTCACGTAATTCCTTTTCCGGCCATATTCCATCATCGGCGGCGCGTGCGGTGAAACTGCAGTCGCTGGACTTGTCGTTCAACGGCCTCGATGGGGAGATCCCGAGTGAGTTGGCTGATCTGACGTTCCTCGCGGTGTTGAACTTGTCGTATAATGATCTGGTTGGAAGGATTCCTGCGGGCAGCCAGTTTCAGACGTTTGAGGAGAGCTCCTTCGCGGGGAACGCGGGGCTCTGCGGCTTCCCTCTCGACGTAGCTTGCGCTGATgagggagcgccgccgccgcctgcatTTCTGCAAGGAGAGGAGGGATTTTCGGAGAGAGAGCTATATGTGAGTTTGGTTTTGGGATTTGGTGTGGGATTAGGATTCATTGGTGCGCCGCTTTTGTTGTGTAAGAGATGGAGAAGCTATTACGATAAGCATCTCACTAGAATTGCGTTTTTGGTACTACGTTGGCCGAATCAAAATACACTGAAAAAATGAGGACTGCTGTGGTGGTCATAAAACGCTTTTAAACTTCCTTCCTTTTTTTTGTTAGGTTTTGCTGTGGTAGAACAAATTGAGGCTCTCTGTTTGTAGTTTTGTGGCTCTTAATTCGGTGACATCTATTGAAAAACTTCAAATTAGGTAATTATCTTCTTTTTAATTGTCTTTTAATCGTTATAGTTTTTCTAGATTCCTGTTTATGACACTCATGTTGTTTGATGAAATGCCGCTGAAACATCTGTTTCCATTTTAAAATCAATATCTAAAAGAAACTTAAGTCTACTTCAAATTTCAATATACTAAATTCATGCACAATTTCTTGCATTCGTTGATTGTCCCATTGACTTGTTCATCATTAATGTATCATTAATCATCGCTAATTTTGAATACAATGGGACCTAAGGAATTTTCCACATTTCTGACTTCTGAGTGAGTGAATTAATTCAGTCAATGGTTTccctcaaaaacaaaaaaattagtcAGTCAATGGTTGAAGTCTTTCCAGTGGCAGCTTAAATGCTCTGCTTAATTCTGGTATCTTCGTATATACTCAAATTTGTGTGGCATTCCTTTACATTATCTCCAAAATGAAAACATTGCT includes these proteins:
- the LOC131022677 gene encoding uncharacterized protein LOC131022677, with the protein product MNDEFMKDMKRAMMESMLEGVLNKRKKMDVVDNVEQETLEDSSEESGSPVEVVKKTRHEKRKEGMVNYKEWVVRPYEDYPTMFTRTTSCVFVKAVEQMNEQQK
- the LOC131022982 gene encoding receptor-like protein 6 codes for the protein MFLPTAFLILLFFSNSNPTYVSSQSDKELLLELRNNLTYDPSLSSKLVHWNESISFCRWAGVECNSNGRVSGLDLSQESISDGINGAHSPLFRLTALQSLSLSQNSFASIEFPSGFGQLAELRYLSLSSSGFSGQIPSDLSNLTRLVALDLSQDFTSSLNLPNLRRLIQNFTSLTQLHLDGVNISANGNAWGSGISSSLPNLEVLSLTSCSLSGVVPAELLRINSLQRLHLGGNEALGGSFPEFPSGGSLLTELNVAGSNISGQIPSTIKNLRRLVVLNLAMNRFSGPVPSFALLKNLTRIDLKGNRLTGRIPDSLWEGLDNLNSLDLSGNLLEGEIPPSLFRLPLLEELLLFNNSFSGFIGASTNVVSPIRALDLSFNRLEGTIPSFLFELRNLSTLDLSSNKFNGSVELADFQKLTSLSGLVLSYNNVSVRVDETASFASLLPNVWTLKLASCKLRKLPNFANYTVLAMLDLSDNELEGEIPNWMWEGFLRFLNISQNRFSHFQEPYNLRKLDYLNLHANSLVGRIPSPLSSAVVLDFSGNNFSSISPDVGDSLRRAMFFSAADNQIAGEIPQSFCNATGLDVLDLSNNGFRGGIPSCLLNNTIRVLNLRRNELDGGVPDAFPVNCSLETVDLSRNVLEGKLPESLARCSELEVLDLANNAFDDSFPCWLRTFSKLRVLVLRNNMLHGNMSCLRETETYSWRNLQIIDLASNNITGVIPAKLFENLQALIDEENRPDHLHFSMETVVGLYYQDSVTVSMKGQTYELEKIQTIFTSIDFSDNNLQGAIPNSIGELKSLYLLNLSRNSFSGHIPSSAARAVKLQSLDLSFNGLDGEIPSELADLTFLAVLNLSYNDLVGRIPAGSQFQTFEESSFAGNAGLCGFPLDVACADEGAPPPPAFLQGEEGFSERELYVSLVLGFGVGLGFIGAPLLLCKRWRSYYDKHLTRIAFLVLLW